One genomic region from Terasakiella sp. SH-1 encodes:
- a CDS encoding methyltransferase, with product MVQDYLIYSTAWASFGLVHSLLAREKAKAVLKPAFGAFYRAAYNVLAGLHLVLVYIIGFMLFDGLVDFNRPEWLAVSQGLLYGLGWIVMLWALREYDLGKLAGIKQIREHFQGIMAHDEEPLHFNGFHRWMRHPLYTAGFMILWGRVSNDFDLMTAICGSLYLIIGSHFEERHLIRLYGDHYATYKSRVPAFIPWKGQVDLKEPKL from the coding sequence ATGGTTCAGGACTATCTTATATATTCAACGGCTTGGGCAAGCTTCGGTCTTGTTCATTCCTTGCTTGCGCGTGAAAAAGCCAAAGCGGTGTTAAAGCCTGCTTTTGGGGCCTTTTATCGGGCCGCTTATAATGTGCTGGCCGGTCTGCATCTTGTACTCGTCTATATCATTGGTTTTATGCTATTTGATGGGTTGGTTGATTTTAACCGCCCGGAATGGTTGGCTGTGAGCCAGGGGCTGCTCTATGGGCTGGGCTGGATTGTTATGTTGTGGGCCTTGCGCGAATATGATCTGGGAAAACTGGCAGGTATTAAGCAAATTCGTGAACATTTTCAGGGAATTATGGCCCATGATGAAGAACCTTTGCATTTTAATGGCTTCCATCGCTGGATGCGTCATCCTCTTTATACAGCCGGATTTATGATTTTATGGGGTCGGGTCAGTAATGATTTTGACTTGATGACAGCGATTTGTGGGTCGCTTTATTTAATCATTGGCAGTCATTTTGAAGAACGTCATCTGATAAGGCTATACGGTGATCATTATGCCACGTATAAATCCCGTGTCCCCGCCTTTATTCCCTGGAAAGGCCAGGTTGATTTGAAAGAACCCAAGTTATGA
- a CDS encoding class I SAM-dependent methyltransferase, with amino-acid sequence MTQFDTTQHFDQQKADAYDRVIRQVVPGYETLHEMIKVLLKRYVKKTDARLLSVGCGTGVELTTMGYDFPEWHFLGVEPAPAMADTAKANVMLERLTERCEIFQGFVEDLDSDQQFDVATLVLVMHFVPDDGSKEALLRSIANHLKPGAPLVLTDLHADVEGERFEKFLTIWRDWQLHKGMPEHIVDRGFEHVVRDIQFVSEDRILELLHSAGFKIVEPFYGAFLFGGWIAWKE; translated from the coding sequence ATGACACAGTTTGATACCACCCAGCATTTCGATCAGCAAAAAGCAGATGCTTATGACCGTGTAATCCGCCAAGTCGTCCCCGGTTATGAGACCTTGCACGAGATGATTAAGGTACTGTTAAAACGTTACGTTAAGAAAACAGATGCCCGATTGTTATCTGTTGGCTGTGGAACCGGGGTGGAATTGACCACAATGGGCTATGATTTCCCCGAATGGCATTTTTTAGGGGTGGAACCTGCACCAGCCATGGCAGATACGGCAAAAGCCAATGTTATGTTGGAACGTTTAACGGAGCGTTGCGAGATTTTTCAGGGCTTTGTTGAAGATTTGGACAGTGATCAGCAGTTTGATGTGGCGACCTTGGTGCTGGTCATGCATTTTGTGCCTGATGATGGCTCAAAAGAAGCCTTATTGCGTTCCATTGCCAATCATCTCAAACCGGGGGCACCGTTGGTGTTAACCGACCTTCATGCCGATGTGGAAGGCGAACGGTTTGAAAAATTCCTCACCATTTGGCGCGATTGGCAGCTTCATAAAGGCATGCCCGAACATATTGTAGATCGTGGGTTTGAACATGTGGTGCGCGATATCCAGTTTGTCAGTGAAGACCGGATTTTGGAATTACTGCATAGTGCTGGCTTTAAAATTGTGGAACCCTTTTACGGGGCCTTTCTGTTTGGTGGCTGGATTGCCTGGAAAGAGTAA
- a CDS encoding DUF2336 domain-containing protein has translation MFNTEKPAQTLARRASALRHRMDTEQKSALGREMAQTLDQPDLSQTQRTLAEEIIAKLVDDEIVAVRAAIAEAVAGSPYLPGKIAKKLAEDIADVSLPILELSPVLEEKILEDIINSGITEKIYAIAGRENISTHICNLIVASGRKNAVVRLLKNPSAHINDHTMINIVRVYGDDQKVEQAIFDRGALNEDILNTLRDLSEAHVIAFIKRYFNLPEHMVDVERGRQLLEREERRTSGWWDQKQGVI, from the coding sequence ATGTTCAATACGGAAAAACCCGCGCAAACACTGGCACGCCGTGCTTCAGCCCTGCGCCATCGCATGGATACGGAACAAAAATCCGCTTTGGGCCGGGAAATGGCCCAAACCCTTGACCAGCCTGATCTGAGCCAAACCCAACGCACATTAGCCGAAGAAATTATTGCCAAACTGGTCGACGATGAAATCGTGGCTGTTCGCGCTGCCATTGCCGAAGCCGTCGCAGGTTCACCCTACCTGCCGGGAAAAATTGCTAAAAAACTGGCCGAAGATATCGCTGATGTCAGCCTGCCTATTTTAGAACTTTCCCCGGTGTTAGAAGAAAAAATTCTTGAAGATATAATCAACAGCGGCATAACCGAAAAAATCTATGCCATTGCCGGGCGCGAAAATATTTCAACCCATATCTGTAATCTCATTGTAGCCTCTGGTCGCAAAAATGCTGTCGTGCGCTTGTTAAAAAACCCCAGTGCCCATATCAATGATCACACCATGATCAATATCGTCCGGGTTTATGGTGATGATCAAAAAGTCGAACAAGCCATCTTTGATCGGGGTGCATTAAACGAAGATATCCTCAACACCCTTCGCGATCTCAGCGAAGCCCATGTCATTGCCTTTATCAAACGATATTTTAACCTGCCCGAACATATGGTTGATGTGGAACGCGGCCGCCAATTGTTAGAGCGCGAAGAACGGCGCACTTCAGGTTGGTGGGATCAAAAACAAGGGGTGATTTAG